From a single Actinomyces viscosus genomic region:
- a CDS encoding serine/threonine protein kinase codes for MTQNFDAQPGEPVTLSKLRAGTLVGGYRLLRRLGAGGMGVVWEAADEGGRHVAMKILHPQIAADPTARRRLDREASVLARVRDTRVARILDIETGDGSLGITFVITELVEGPTLQHEVEHEGVYDLTTDARDLADLAHGLVDSLRAVHSAGVIHRDLKPSNVMLGAQGPVLIDFGIAQVADDVRLTQTGQVTGTPGFIPPEMLDGGEPTAEVDWYACAGVLLFTVTGLAPFGSGAWQVVFRRVYAGTPELGDLEQENPALARAFTAALAPEAEDRLSPDGLLEVLDEIAEGGTGQEAVDRLLGPEEPEDDSEESETSTSTFVPGYGTTPGYGVAPGYGVQQSAGSASSASPAVYGSPVSAGSAAEGGYGYGAPSASSASSVQPPPAIPPRSWYRNSGSMPMGQAQSMQYGVGSPAPVTPSGAYPRPAPSGQVPMFPYSGYQHTRPQAAYPQPFAGPPMNPAAGAMVQRGPMAPTPHPAGAIRHDDLPDWAQEPERRPLVVLALGFALSAVGVPRPGWTAILAALVIVIAGVVGRAQDARRWNRLQRGSASPADTSRMWAMTPWYLVRSLLSVGCAFALGLGAALLILYIALSTGIMGSDPTVLTSLPVTVRYTLIIFTTVASYLLVQWLAPWGTATRRGGAHIINMMIPSSHRRRTVTLVLIAIGLIALLLAFVGAVPSPSFRPFTSI; via the coding sequence ATGACGCAGAACTTCGACGCGCAGCCGGGCGAGCCGGTCACCCTGAGCAAACTGCGCGCTGGCACCCTGGTGGGAGGCTACCGACTTCTGCGTCGCCTGGGCGCCGGGGGCATGGGCGTGGTGTGGGAGGCCGCCGACGAGGGCGGCCGCCACGTGGCCATGAAGATCCTCCACCCCCAGATCGCCGCGGACCCCACGGCCCGACGTCGTCTGGACCGTGAGGCCAGCGTCCTGGCCCGGGTGAGGGACACGCGCGTGGCCCGGATCCTGGACATCGAGACCGGGGACGGGTCCCTGGGCATCACCTTCGTCATCACCGAGCTCGTCGAGGGCCCCACCCTGCAGCACGAGGTGGAGCACGAGGGCGTCTACGACCTGACCACCGACGCCCGGGACCTGGCCGACCTGGCCCACGGGCTGGTCGACTCGCTGCGCGCGGTCCACTCCGCCGGTGTCATCCACCGCGACCTCAAGCCCTCCAACGTCATGCTCGGCGCGCAGGGCCCGGTTCTCATCGACTTCGGCATCGCCCAGGTGGCCGACGACGTCCGACTCACCCAGACCGGTCAGGTCACGGGCACGCCCGGCTTCATCCCTCCGGAGATGCTCGACGGCGGGGAGCCGACCGCCGAGGTCGACTGGTACGCCTGCGCGGGCGTGCTCCTGTTCACCGTCACCGGGCTGGCGCCCTTCGGCTCGGGGGCGTGGCAGGTGGTCTTCCGCCGCGTCTACGCGGGCACTCCGGAGCTGGGCGACCTGGAGCAGGAGAATCCTGCGCTGGCGCGGGCCTTCACGGCGGCGCTCGCTCCGGAGGCGGAGGACCGGCTCAGCCCGGACGGCCTGCTGGAGGTGCTCGACGAGATCGCCGAGGGCGGCACCGGCCAGGAGGCCGTCGACCGCCTTCTGGGGCCGGAGGAGCCCGAAGACGACTCCGAGGAGTCGGAGACGAGTACCAGCACGTTCGTCCCGGGGTACGGCACCACCCCGGGTTACGGCGTCGCGCCGGGTTATGGCGTTCAGCAGAGCGCCGGTAGCGCGTCCTCGGCCTCCCCGGCCGTCTACGGCAGCCCCGTCTCTGCGGGCTCGGCCGCTGAGGGCGGGTACGGCTACGGTGCGCCGTCGGCGTCCTCTGCCTCATCGGTTCAGCCCCCACCGGCTATTCCGCCTCGGTCGTGGTACCGGAACAGCGGCTCGATGCCGATGGGTCAGGCCCAGTCGATGCAGTACGGAGTGGGAAGCCCCGCGCCTGTCACGCCGTCGGGAGCCTACCCGCGGCCGGCGCCATCCGGGCAGGTGCCGATGTTCCCCTACTCGGGCTACCAGCACACCAGGCCCCAGGCCGCTTACCCACAGCCTTTCGCCGGACCGCCGATGAATCCGGCGGCCGGCGCCATGGTCCAAAGAGGGCCGATGGCGCCGACTCCGCACCCAGCCGGTGCCATCCGCCACGACGACCTGCCTGACTGGGCCCAGGAGCCAGAGAGGCGCCCGCTAGTCGTGCTGGCTTTGGGATTCGCGCTGTCCGCTGTCGGGGTCCCGAGGCCGGGTTGGACGGCCATTCTGGCGGCATTGGTGATCGTCATCGCCGGCGTGGTCGGGCGCGCCCAGGACGCTCGACGGTGGAACCGGCTGCAGCGAGGGTCCGCCTCCCCGGCCGACACCTCCCGAATGTGGGCCATGACTCCCTGGTACCTTGTGCGTTCCCTGCTCTCCGTCGGCTGCGCCTTCGCACTCGGCCTGGGGGCGGCGCTCCTGATCCTTTACATCGCCCTCTCGACAGGCATCATGGGTTCGGACCCCACAGTCCTCACCTCACTCCCAGTCACTGTCCGCTACACCTTGATCATATTCACGACAGTAGCCTCCTATCTGTTGGTCCAGTGGCTGGCGCCGTGGGGAACAGCGACCCGCCGCGGCGGCGCGCACATCATCAACATGATGATTCCCAGCAGTCACCGGAGGAGGACCGTCACCCTGGTGTTGATCGCCATCGGCCTGATCGCGCTTCTCCTAGCCTTCGTGGGAGCGGTACCGTCCCCCAGCTTCCGTCCCTTCACCAGCATTTGA
- a CDS encoding ABC transporter ATP-binding protein, whose amino-acid sequence MATVTFENATRIYPGNDRPSVDALNLEIADGEFLVLVGPSGCGKSTSLRMLAGLEDVNAGRILIGDRDVTDVQPKDRDIAMVFQNYALYPHMTVHDNMGFALKIAGTPKAEIDKRVREAAKILGLTEYLDRKPKALSGGQRQRVAMGRAIVRKPKVFLMDEPLSNLDAKLRVQTRTQIASLQRSLGVTTVYVTHDQTEALTMGDRIAVLKDGVLQQVGTPREMYDHPANEFVAGFIGSPAMNLGQFTVKGDVATVGAAKIQLSKATLDAITPEDGGKVTIGFRPESLDVVSAQDEHSIPVRLSFVEELGSDAYIYGELVGAEESEAKLGSGEDSSQIIVRVPPRTAPEPGETVYVRIRPGQEHIFSASTGQRLPA is encoded by the coding sequence ATGGCAACTGTTACCTTCGAGAACGCCACGCGCATTTACCCGGGCAATGACCGCCCCAGTGTTGACGCTCTCAACCTCGAGATCGCCGATGGCGAGTTCCTCGTACTCGTTGGCCCCTCCGGCTGCGGTAAGTCCACCTCCCTGCGCATGCTCGCGGGCCTGGAGGACGTCAACGCCGGTCGCATTCTTATTGGTGACCGCGACGTCACCGACGTTCAGCCCAAGGACCGCGACATCGCCATGGTCTTCCAGAACTACGCGCTCTACCCGCACATGACCGTCCACGACAACATGGGCTTCGCCCTGAAGATCGCGGGCACCCCCAAGGCCGAGATCGACAAGCGCGTGCGTGAGGCCGCCAAGATCCTGGGCCTGACCGAGTACCTGGACCGCAAGCCCAAGGCGCTCTCAGGTGGTCAGCGTCAGCGTGTGGCCATGGGGCGCGCCATCGTGCGCAAGCCCAAGGTCTTCCTCATGGACGAGCCGCTGTCCAACCTGGACGCCAAGCTCCGTGTCCAGACCCGCACCCAGATCGCCTCGCTCCAGCGCTCGCTGGGCGTCACCACGGTCTACGTCACCCACGACCAGACCGAGGCCCTCACCATGGGTGATCGCATCGCGGTCCTCAAGGACGGCGTGCTCCAGCAGGTCGGGACCCCTCGCGAGATGTACGACCACCCCGCCAACGAGTTCGTCGCCGGCTTCATCGGCTCGCCGGCGATGAACCTGGGGCAGTTCACGGTCAAGGGCGACGTCGCCACCGTCGGCGCCGCCAAGATCCAGCTGTCCAAGGCGACCCTGGACGCCATCACCCCCGAGGACGGCGGCAAGGTGACCATCGGGTTCCGCCCCGAGTCGCTCGACGTCGTCTCCGCCCAGGACGAGCACTCCATCCCGGTGCGCCTGTCCTTCGTCGAGGAGCTGGGCTCCGACGCCTACATCTACGGCGAGCTCGTGGGTGCCGAGGAGTCCGAGGCCAAGCTCGGCTCCGGTGAGGACTCCAGCCAGATCATCGTGCGCGTGCCCCCGCGTACCGCCCCCGAGCCGGGTGAGACCGTCTACGTGCGGATCCGTCCCGGTCAGGAGCACATCTTCTCCGCCTCCACCGGTCAGCGCCTGCCTGCCTGA
- a CDS encoding DsbA family protein, whose protein sequence is MSTNQPRQTKAQRREAARLKAKELREAQARRAHRNMIARRSFIGVGGAAAVGGLGYLTYLAVNRNEKDFPAAGKGLATEKANQSGVPKQVLADASWTYGDGSQLDTVAASAPVLDIYFDYSCSHCAQFEGTHTQEINQLLSDKKITLALHPCKILKQQWTSVVMNAMGVVLDEAPAQSLSFHGAAFEILSQVLQSKDQSLMTVENLVAAATKVSVPSEVSAKFKSAVDSDKYKNWVELGDKAFADRDLQGTPTVFFKGEQVDLSKLQSPTSLTELVTGSTPTAQPTEQSSQQPAQQSTEQPAEQPAEQQGADEGAEQQG, encoded by the coding sequence GTGTCCACAAACCAGCCCCGCCAGACCAAGGCCCAGCGCCGCGAGGCCGCACGCCTCAAGGCCAAGGAGCTGCGAGAGGCACAGGCCCGCCGCGCGCACCGCAACATGATCGCCCGCCGCAGCTTCATCGGAGTCGGTGGCGCGGCAGCGGTCGGGGGCCTTGGCTACCTGACCTACCTGGCGGTCAACCGGAACGAGAAGGACTTCCCCGCTGCGGGCAAGGGCCTGGCCACTGAGAAGGCGAACCAGAGCGGTGTTCCCAAGCAGGTCCTGGCGGACGCCTCCTGGACCTACGGGGACGGCAGCCAGCTCGACACCGTTGCCGCCTCCGCCCCCGTCCTGGACATCTACTTCGACTACTCCTGCTCGCACTGCGCCCAGTTCGAGGGCACCCACACCCAGGAGATCAACCAGCTCCTGAGCGACAAGAAGATCACCCTGGCCCTCCACCCCTGCAAGATCCTCAAGCAGCAGTGGACCAGCGTGGTCATGAACGCCATGGGCGTGGTGCTCGACGAGGCCCCGGCGCAGTCCCTGAGCTTCCACGGCGCCGCCTTCGAGATCCTCTCCCAGGTGCTGCAGAGCAAGGACCAGAGCCTCATGACCGTGGAGAACCTGGTCGCCGCCGCCACGAAGGTGAGTGTCCCCAGCGAGGTCTCCGCCAAGTTCAAGTCCGCCGTCGACTCGGACAAGTACAAGAACTGGGTCGAGCTCGGCGACAAGGCCTTCGCCGACAGGGACCTCCAGGGCACCCCGACCGTCTTCTTCAAGGGCGAGCAGGTCGACCTGAGCAAGCTGCAGTCGCCGACGTCCCTGACCGAGCTCGTCACCGGGTCCACGCCGACCGCCCAGCCCACCGAGCAGTCCTCCCAGCAGCCCGCTCAGCAGTCCACTGAGCAGCCTGCCGAGCAGCCCGCTGAGCAGCAGGGCGCCGACGAGGGTGCGGAGCAGCAGGGCTGA
- a CDS encoding DUF4032 domain-containing protein, which yields MSQSMKITAATIDPALLDLPWETALEEWPTEVLAALPRGLSRHIVRFVNLSERVIAVKEIGESVAHREYELLRDLLRLGAPCVQPTAVITGRRSVSGEELNSVLITEHLSYSLPYRALFSQYMRPETATRLIDALAVLLVRLHLLGFYWGDVSLSNTLFRRDAGAFAAYLVDAETGELHPEGLTEGKRLYDIDVARTNIIGELMDLQAGALLEPSVDTIEVGDRIVSRYTELWDVLTAEESFSMDERWRLRRRVQRLNEMGYDVAELTMNTDSQGEHITIQPKVVDAGHYHRQVMRLTGLDVQERQGQRMLNDLEAYRAMSGRSDDPIELVAHAWLAEVFEPTIHAVPMEMRRKLEPAEIFHEILEHRWYMSEAQDRFVTTQEAVDDYVATVLPQHRDERAYLGVGDTQEMEAIVIDDEEPLPEDDAEFAARDEQTLADYAANPFGFTAGMKFKGE from the coding sequence ATGTCCCAGTCCATGAAGATCACGGCAGCGACGATTGATCCGGCGCTGCTTGACCTCCCTTGGGAGACAGCCCTGGAGGAGTGGCCCACCGAGGTCCTCGCCGCGCTGCCCCGTGGTCTGTCCCGCCACATCGTGCGCTTCGTCAACCTCTCCGAGCGTGTCATCGCGGTCAAGGAGATCGGCGAGTCCGTGGCGCACCGCGAGTACGAGCTCCTGCGCGACCTGCTGCGGCTGGGGGCGCCCTGCGTGCAGCCGACGGCGGTCATCACCGGCCGGCGCAGCGTCAGCGGGGAGGAGCTCAACTCCGTGCTCATCACCGAGCACCTGTCCTACTCCCTGCCGTACCGGGCGCTGTTCAGCCAGTACATGCGGCCGGAGACCGCCACCCGGCTCATCGACGCGCTCGCCGTGCTGCTGGTGCGCCTGCACCTGCTGGGCTTCTACTGGGGTGACGTGTCTCTGTCCAACACGCTCTTCCGCCGCGACGCCGGTGCCTTCGCCGCCTACCTCGTGGACGCTGAGACCGGTGAGCTCCACCCCGAGGGGCTCACCGAGGGCAAGCGCCTCTACGACATCGACGTGGCCCGCACCAACATCATCGGCGAGCTCATGGACCTGCAGGCCGGCGCCCTGCTGGAGCCGAGCGTGGACACCATCGAGGTCGGGGACCGCATCGTCAGCCGCTACACCGAGCTGTGGGACGTCCTCACCGCCGAGGAGTCCTTCTCCATGGATGAGCGCTGGCGCCTGCGCCGCCGCGTCCAGCGACTCAACGAGATGGGCTACGACGTCGCCGAGCTGACCATGAACACCGACTCCCAGGGCGAGCACATCACCATCCAGCCCAAGGTCGTCGACGCCGGTCACTACCACCGTCAGGTGATGCGGCTGACCGGCCTGGACGTCCAGGAGCGTCAGGGGCAGCGCATGCTCAACGACCTGGAGGCCTACCGGGCCATGTCCGGGCGCAGTGACGACCCCATCGAGCTCGTGGCCCACGCCTGGCTGGCGGAGGTCTTCGAGCCCACCATCCACGCGGTCCCCATGGAGATGCGCCGCAAGCTCGAGCCGGCGGAGATCTTCCACGAGATCCTGGAGCACCGCTGGTACATGTCCGAGGCCCAGGACCGCTTCGTCACCACCCAGGAGGCGGTGGACGACTACGTGGCCACGGTGCTGCCCCAGCACCGCGACGAGCGCGCCTACCTCGGGGTCGGGGACACCCAGGAGATGGAGGCGATCGTCATCGATGACGAGGAGCCGCTGCCCGAGGACGACGCCGAGTTCGCGGCCCGCGACGAGCAGACGCTGGCCGACTACGCGGCCAACCCCTTCGGCTTCACCGCCGGCATGAAGTTCAAAGGGGAGTAG